In the genome of Pempheris klunzingeri isolate RE-2024b chromosome 11, fPemKlu1.hap1, whole genome shotgun sequence, one region contains:
- the LOC139209359 gene encoding uncharacterized protein, with translation MAAPWPAVLLLLLGLSSGSGPNSERGRMELRRVRSLAALPRYGECWARALEHLDTRCRELTSDSQSRIALRFTMCHLSSSGRDVPSCPEGSEVSRCTAAMDGVAFNTYTEFFTHTHSMCQYLQSEAWQSRAESTMYRLTESSAGVAEQLQSTRRMAEDLIEAQSAALQAQQEILTNGEELRATLRDSTQGLQVVFSELSSASSRQQVALSELFSRVSFLQSFLLMEAHSLSSCCYNAAALCCCFLLTCTPRSSRARLLLLSLVCVNFYLERKIYQFVMNSDHPEHTHMVRRHICSPVVPEFCSPGPAAAEPAGAAAAERRSEEPAGGAAARRSGGAGRGRGRGAPLHSGHPH, from the exons ATGGCCGCTCCGTGGCCcgcggtgctgctgctgctcctcggTCTCTCCTCCGGTTCCGGTCCGAACTCTGAGCGCGGCAGGATGGAGCTGCGGCGCGTGCGGAGCCTCGCCGCCCTGCCCAGGTACGGAGAGTGCTGGGCGCGAGCTCTGGAGCACCTGGACACGCGCTGCAGGGAGCTGACGTCAGACAGCCAGAGCCGCATCGCGCTGAGGTTCACCATGTGTCACCTGAGCAG ctcaggCAGGGATGTCCCATCATGCCCTGAGGGCTCAGAGGTCAGCAGGTGCACAGCAGCGATGGACGGCGTCGCCTTTAACACCTACACAGAGTTCTTCACCCACACTCACTCCATGTGCCAGTACCTGCAGTCTGAGGCCTGGCAGAGCCGAGCCGAGAGCAccatgtacag gttaaCAGAGAGCTCAGCAGGTGTGGCCGAGCAGCTTCAGTCCACCAGGCGGATGGCTGAGGACCTGATTGAGGCCCAGAGTGCTGCCTTACAGGCTCAGCAGGAGATCCTGACCAATGGGGAGGAGCTCAGGGCCACTCTGAGAGACTCCACCCAGG GTCTGCAGGTGGTGTTCTCAGAGCTGAGCAGCGCCTCCTCCCGGCAGCAGGTGGCGCTGTCAGAGCTCTTCAGCAGAGTGTCCTTCCTGCAGAGCTTCCTGCTGATGGAGGCTCACAGCCTGAGCTCCTGCTGCTACAACGCTGCcgccctctgctgctgcttcctgctcacCTGCACGCCACGCTCCTCCAGGGCCAG gttgctgctgctgtccctggtgtgtgtgaacTTCTACCTGGAGAGGAAGATCTACCAGTTTGTAATGAACTCTGATcatcctgaacacacacacatggtcagACGCCATATTTGTAGTCCTGTAGTCCCAGAGTTCTGTAGTCCT GGACCCGCTGCAGCAGAGCCtgcaggtgctgcagcagctgagagaCGCTCAGAGGAGCCTGCAGGAGGCGCTGCAGCACGCAGGTCAGGGGGGGCGGGGCGGGGGCGGGGGCGGGGCGCTCCTTTACACTCAGGACACCCACACTGa
- the mecp2 gene encoding methyl-CpG-binding protein 2: protein MEEGHEGEEGPAEPPPPARERDRSHSKTKKTRRERRHADRGTETTGLGTPPTGVLQTEVAEPVAGPSEEPGSESAAGSESAGSPRQRRSIIRDRGPLYDDPSLPEGWTRKLKQRKSGRSAGKFDVYLINSEGKAFRSKVELIAHFQKVGDTTTDPNDFDFTVTGRGSPSRRERRPPKKPKVVKPSGRGRGRPKGSGKMRQATEGVAMKRVVEKTPGKLLVKMPFGKAESSPGSTSSASKVPPPALVPKSRPGRKRKSEQEPPAPPQAAPKKRGRKPISTSAASSVATASTSSASASSSSAAGSYAAAAILAAEAKRRATKESSTKPVVQETALPIKKRKTRETVEERESVQTPVGATAETERRVTVAGEASRGEGAPPSELEPAPSEQSQSQSQKQPAASDDSQSHGHKTHKGRKHKEKTGIAAGDGGRGEEEEDVDDKAGGGGGGGGGGGGGRSSSSSSSSISPSKSHKRKDRPPHKHHHHHHHHHHHHHRHQHSSAPSLDQPPPPPPPPPPLPPPSGQSRPELEPPTVPQLTPQHPQQAPPRPQSKSVTQSTPEPRHPHPQPRHHPQPRSQQPPQTQPRYPAPQPSPTRHVLPPPRPQQPTPQPHSQAQAALQKAQSQPVHPPAQHRAQPQSPPPHSPSILHTHPPQTRHPHPQTQIPTAPQPQPRHPSQPQTQLKQQPQPPTRQSLQPQVQPPARPPTQTQAQPPTRSPTQTQAQPPARPPTQSHPQPQTRTQTQLQPHLQPRHHSHPQQQTRHPSQPQTQYRPQPRQSPSQPRPPQSQFQAQPHLHRIQTQPHPQPPLTRPHVQLLPSQRPSPSLPRTNLVPPQQNQSEQPQDLSTTRPGRGGLLPSREVSVEGARAEPVTASESREALVGERGSNSTSRPPGPPGAPGVGLVPGADGRVRLRAEPEAAGEGRELRDIVPQSAVPCPSREETVESRTVVSERVS from the exons GGAGGAGGGTcatgagggggaggagggaccTGCTGAGCCCCCACCGccggcgagagagagagacaggtcccACAGCAAGACCAAGAAGACCCGCCGGGAGCGTCGCCATGCCGATCGCGGGACAGAGACCACAGGCTTGGGCACGCCCCCAACAGGCGTGCTGCAGACAGAG GTGGCGGAGCCCGTGGCGGGCCCCTCGGAGGAGCCGGGGTCAGAGTCGGCGGCCGGCAGCGAGTCCGCGGGCTCTCCCAGGCAGCGGCGCTCCATCATCCGGGACCGCGGGCCGCTGTACGACGACCCGTCACTGCCTGAAGGCTGGACTCGCAAACTCAAACAGAGGAAGTCTGGACGCTCAGCAGGGAAGTTTGACGTCTACCTGATCAA CTCAGAGGGAAAGGCGTTCCGGTCCAAGGTGGAACTCATCGCCCACTTCCAGAAGGTCGGCGACACGACCACCGACCCCAATGATTTTGACTTCACCGTCACTGGTCGTGGAAGCCCCTCCCGTCGCGAGCGGCGTCCTCCCAAGAAACCTAAGGTGGTGAAGCCATCGGGGCGAGGCCGTGGGCGTCCCAAAG GCAGCGGGAAAATGCGGCAGGCTACGGAGGGCGTCGCCATGAAACGTGTGGTTGAGAAAACTCCGGGCAAACTGCTGGTCAAGATGCCCTTCGGCAAGGCAGAGTCATCCCCAGgctccacctcctctgcctcAAAG GTGCCGCCGCCCGCTCTGGTGCCCAAGTCCCGTCCCGGCCGGAAGAGGAAATCAGAACAGGAACCTCCGGCGCCACCACAGGCCGCCCCCAAGAAACGGGGCAGGAAACCCATCTCGACCTCAGCAGCATCTTCAGTCGCCACGGCATCCACCTCCTCGGCATCCGCCTCCAGTAGCTCAGCAGCCGGGAGCTACGCCGCAGCTGCCATTTTAGCCGCGGAGGCCAAACGGAGAGCAACCAAGGAGTCTTCCACCAAACCCGTCGTCCAGGAAACGGCCCTGCCAATCAAAAAACGCAAAACAAGagagacagtggaggagagggagagtgttCAGACTCCTGTGGGTGCGACAGCAGAGACTGAAAGAAGGGTGACTGTAGCGGGGGAGGCAAGTAGAGGGGAGGGAGCCCCGCCCTCCGAGCTTGAGCCCGCCCCCTCCGAGCAGAGCCAATCACAGTCCCAGAAACAGCCTGCCGCTTCAGATGACAGCCAATCACACGGACACAAGACGCATAAAGGGAGGAAGCACAAGGAGAAAACAGGAATAGcagcaggagatggaggaagaggggaggaagaggaggacgttGACGATaaggcagggggaggaggaggaggaggaggaggaggaggaggaggaaggagtagcagcagcagcagcagtagcattAGCCCATCAAAAAGCCACAAGAGAAAGGACCGGCCTCCTCACAaacaccaccatcaccaccaccaccaccatcatcatcatcaccgccACCAACATTCCTCTGCCCCCTCATTGgatcagcctcctcctcctcctcctcctcctcctcctcttcctccaccctcTGGCCAGTCCAGGCCTGAATTGGAGCCCCCAACTGTGCCTCAGCTCACCCCCCAGCACCCCCAGCAAGCTCCTCCTAGACCGCAGTCCAAGTCCGTGACCCAGTCCACACCCGAGCCTCGGCATCCTCACCCTCAACCGCGCCACCATCCCCAACCCCGGTCCCAGCAGCCCCCCCAGACCCAGCCCCGGTACCCGGCACCCCAGCCCTCCCCTACCAGGCACGTCCTGCCCCCGCCGCGGCCCCAGCAGCCTACACCTCAGCCCCACAGTCAGGCCCAGGCCGCCCTCCAGAAAGCCCAGTCACAGCCAGTCCACCCCCCGGCCCAGCACCGAGCCCAGCctcagtcccccccccctcactcccCATCCATCCTGCACACTCATCCGCCCCAAACAAGGCACCCACACCCCCAGACCCAAATCCCCACAGCCCCCCAACCTCAACCCAGGCACCCGTCTCAGCCCCAGACCCAGCTCAAACAGCAACCTCAACCCCCAACCCGGCAATCACTGCAGCCCCAAGTCCAGCCCCCGGCCAGGCCCCCCACCCAAACGCAGGCTCAGCCCCCGACCCGGTCCCCCACCCAGACCCAGGCTCAACCCCCGGCCAGGCCCCCCACCCAAAGCCACCCTCAGCCCCAAACCCGGACCCAAACCCAGCTTCAGCCTCACCTGCAGCCGCGACATCACTCGCACCCCCAGCAGCAGACGAGGCACCCGTCGCAACCGCAGACTCAATACAGGCCACAACCTAGACAGTCCCCCTCCCAGCCGAGGCCGCCCCAGTCCCAGTTCCAAGCACAACCACACCTCCACCGTATCCAAACACAGCCACACCCCCAGCCCCCGCTCACCAGGCCCCATGTACAGCTCCTCCCATCCCAGCGACCGTCCCCCAGCCTTCCCCGGACCAACCTGGTCCCTCCTCAGCAGAACCAGAGCGAACAGCCCCAAGACCTGAGCACCACACGGCCCGGCCGGGGGGGTCTGCTGCCGAGCCGAGAGGTCAGCGTGGAGGGGGCCAGGGCGGAGCCTGTCACGGcgtcagagagcagagaggcctTAGTGGGTGAAAGAGGGTCGAACAGCACCTCGAGGCCCCCTGGACCTCCGGGAGCACCCGGGGTTGGTCTGGTCCCCGGGGCGGACGGCCGGGTGCGGCTCCGGGCGGAGCCGGAGGCGGCAGGCGAGGGCCGGGAGCTCAGAGACATCGTCCCCCAGTCGGCCGTCCCCTGCCCCAGCCGAGAGGAAACCGTAGAGTCACGGACGGTCGTCAGCGAAAGAGTCAGCTGA